A segment of the Nostoc sp. TCL26-01 genome:
GATTTGCCAAGAGTTACGCCACCAGGGCAAAGTTACTCCCGTATTATTCCTTACAGCCAAAGATACTCTAGATGACCGCGTACAGGGTTTAGATGCTGGCGCAGATGATTATTTAGTCAAACCCTTTGAATTACGAGAGTTACTAGCTAGAGTCCGGGCTTTATTGCGTCGTTCTGGTTCTCAAAATTATGACAGTGTAACTGGGAAACTAATTGTAGCTGACTTAGAACTTGATTGCGACAACCAAGTTGCTTATCGCCAAGGACGAGTCATTGAACTATCGCAAAAAGAAAGCCAGCTACTACAATACTTCATGGAAAACACTGGACAACTACTAACTCATGCCCAAATTCTCCAATATTTATGGGAAGATGGCGAATCACCCAGCAGTAATGTCATTGCGGCTTTAATTAGACTACTACGCCGTAAGGTTGAAGTCGGTAAGGAAACTCCCCTCATTCACACAGTCTATGGTAAAGGCTATCGCTTCGGTACTTCTGCTATAGACTAGTATTAGCGCACATCTGTGCGCTACGACTATAGGACTTACCCCGAATTTCTCACGAAATTTATGCAACCGAAGCCCAGAGGCTGTAGGGGCGGGTTCATGAGATATTCGTGAAAGATTGAAGCATATTTGTGAACCCGCCCCTACCGTTTTGTGAGAAATGTAGGTAATGACTAATGACTAATGACTAATGACTAATGACTAATGACAAAAAAGCCAGAAAATTTGGTGACACTGCGTAAGTCCTAGACTATTCTCTTTCAATAATCGGACAAATAGTTGTGTGAGGACTCTCAGGTTTGATTTCCCAACCAGAAAGCAGTCCTGTTAATTCTTGTCTGAGAATGAGTAATTGTTGGATTTGTTCATCAATGGCTGTGACTTTGTCTTCTAGCTTAGTTTTTATCTGTTCACAAGGTAATTCTCCAGCATCATGAACATTTAAAAACTCTTTAATTTCTGATAACGTCAACCCCAGACTTTGAGCGCGTTTGATAAAGTGTAACCGAGATAAAACATCGCTATTAAATAATCTAAAGCCACCCTCAGTTCTCCCTGATGATTTGAGTAGGCCAAGTTCTTCGTAGTAACGAATAGTTTTGATGGGTACACCGCTTGCTTTGGCAACTGAACCAATTTGTTTTGATTCTGCTTGGGCTAACATAGTCACCTGCCCCTGTTTGATACAAGTTTTCATATTATCCTAAACTCTCCAGTTAAATGGAGAATCAAGTAGATATGGTCATGGAATCAACACTGCTCTCATTTCTTATTTAAACTCTTGACTTAAATACCGCCTAGTGCTTGACTTATAAAGCGGATTGCCAGACAAAACTACGAATATAAATCTCTGCAAAATCTAACTTTTGTTTATTGTAATTTCTTGAAACTTAATCTATGGTTGCCCAGTTAGAAACCCCCAGTGCTAATCAATCTCATAGCTTACCTTACCCTCTAGAAGGACTGGTGCAAGTTTTCACTAGTTCACATCGTAA
Coding sequences within it:
- the rppA gene encoding two-component system response regulator RppA, yielding MRILLVDDEVELTDPLSHVLTREGYGVDAAYDGTRGSEMAAAGSYDLLILDWMLPGKTGLEICQELRHQGKVTPVLFLTAKDTLDDRVQGLDAGADDYLVKPFELRELLARVRALLRRSGSQNYDSVTGKLIVADLELDCDNQVAYRQGRVIELSQKESQLLQYFMENTGQLLTHAQILQYLWEDGESPSSNVIAALIRLLRRKVEVGKETPLIHTVYGKGYRFGTSAID
- a CDS encoding heavy metal-responsive transcriptional regulator → MLAQAESKQIGSVAKASGVPIKTIRYYEELGLLKSSGRTEGGFRLFNSDVLSRLHFIKRAQSLGLTLSEIKEFLNVHDAGELPCEQIKTKLEDKVTAIDEQIQQLLILRQELTGLLSGWEIKPESPHTTICPIIERE